In Oryza sativa Japonica Group chromosome 3, ASM3414082v1, one DNA window encodes the following:
- the LOC107275341 gene encoding disease resistance protein RPS2, with protein sequence MAELVPQVVGAVSRSIAGRLLADIDLASSVGTNVEDVTDALTRLTSIRADLEASMGRLPQRRRPEEVTDWLSRVDGAEKRVAKLRREYQRRCCSCGGGGAFSLNLFASYAISRRACHERHRLAALLGECDRVRSLAAGAPRPSSGAMVVPSTVVGMEGYLEEALACLDDRDAGVVAICGMAGVGKSTLLRRINNVFVQDPDRRHEFDYVIWLDAPGDCAAVGKMQDAMAHRLGLCALPDGGAPDHRARPIFEVLRDSSFLLLLDGVTKPVDLVDIGVPHLVHDDRRRQKVAMTTRTRGVCGRMSSSRRIDMQCLDSDHSWRLFREIARDETINADPRIPDLAKEVAGRCGGLPLVLTAIGGAMRCRRQPEEWVSTVTALRNLELAKIPGMDAGEKPGAMLRSLQESYGDLRHPVLQKCFLATSLWPEGHAIDKGELVECWIGLGLVGESLPMDEAVRTGLAVLNELEEANLLLPGDATGEVKLHGVVRGAALWIARDLGKAPNRWVVCTGGVSLRSRQKLVEFFERARDAERVSAMRSSVERLRAMPPPSSPCRSLSVLMLQHNAALRDIPGGFLLGVPALAYLDASFTGVREVAPEIGTLASLRYLNLSSTPLESVPPELGRLRQLRHLLLRHTARLSAFPAGVLRGLPSLDVLDVCPSRYTEWCGAGGGGGGASLDELRSSSAFVRSLGISVATLAGLRALRGLDNVRTRRLTVTRVAATAPSVALRPSMLGLLEALHELTVAKCSGLQELEVVAGEEDNAWWRLPELRKLEIDELHELAAVRWTRTDVGAFLPALRWVKISHCNRLRNVSWAVQLPCLEQLELRHCSEMVHVVDIDGDDEEQRREHPETRTFRCLRRLLLVELPSMGSIGGGAALSFPWLETLEIAGCDSLGELPVELQKKLKEI encoded by the coding sequence ATGGCGGAGCTGGTGCCGCAGGTCGTCGGCGCCGTGAGCCGCAGCATCGCCGGCCGCCTGCTCGCCGACATCGACCTCGCCAGCAGCGTCGGCACGAACGTCGAGGACGTCACCGACGCGCTCACACGGCTGACGTCGATACGGGCCGACCTCGAGGCCTCCATGGGGAGGctgccgcagcggcggcggccggaggaggtcACGGACTGGCTGTCGCGGGTGGACGGCGCCGAGAAGCGGGTGGCCAAGCTCCGGCGAGAGTACCAGCGCCGGTGTtgctcctgcggcggcggcggcgccttctCGCTCAACCTGTTCGCGAGCTACGCCATTAGCCGGCGCGCGTGCCACGAGCGCCACCGTCTCGCCGCGCTGCTCGGGGAGTGCGACAGGGTGAGGAGCCTCGCCGCCGGGGCGCCCCGGCCGTCGTCCGGCGCCATGGTCGTGCCGTCCACGGTGGTCGGCATGGAGGGCTACCTCGAGGAGGCCCTGGCGTGCCTCGACGACCGCGACGCCGGTGTCGTGGCCATCTGCGGCATGGCCGGCGTCGGCAAGAGCACGCTGCTGCGACGCATCAACAACGTGTTCGTCCAGGACCCCGACAGGAGGCACGAGTTCGACTACGTCATATGGCTCGACGCGCCGGGCGACTGCGCCGCCGTGGGCAAGATGCAGGACGCCATGGCTCACCGGCTCGGCCTGTGCGCGCTCCcggacggcggcgcgccggaCCACCGTGCGCGTCCGATCTTTGAAGTCCTCAGGGACTCGAGCTTCTTGCTGCTGCTCGACGGCGTAACCAAGCCTGTCGACTTGGTGGACATCGGCGTCCCGCACCTCGTGCACGACGATCGCCGGAGGCAGAAGGTCGCCATGACCACCCGAACAAGGGGAGTCTGCGGCAGGATGAGCTCGTCGCGAAGGATTGACATGCAATGCTTGGACAGTGACCATTCATGGCGTCTGTTCAGAGAGATCGCCCGCGACGAGACGATCAACGCTGACCCGAGGATACCGGACTTGGCGAAGGAGGTCGCCGGGAGGTGCGGCGGCTTGCCGCTTGTGCTCACCGCCATCGGCGGCGCCATGAGGTGCAGGAGGCAGCCAGAGGAGTGGGTGAGCACGGTGACCGCGCTCAGGAACTTGGAGCTCGCCAAGATCCCCGGGATGGACGCCGGCGAGAAGCCAGGCGCCATGCTGCGATCGCTGCAAGAGAGCTACGGCGACCTGCGCCATCCCGTGCTCCAGAAGTGCTTCCTCGCCACGTCCCTGTGGCCCGAGGGCCACGCCATTGACAAGGGCGAGCTCGTCGAGTGCTGGATCGGCCTCGGGCTGGTGGGCGAGTCGCTGCCGATGGACGAGGCCGTGCGCACGGGGCTCGCCGTCCTCAACGAGCTCGAGGAGGCCAACCTGCTGCTGCCCGGCGACGCCACGGGCGAGGTGAAGCTGCACGGCGTCGTGAGGGGCGCGGCGCTGTGGATCGCCCGTGACCTCGGCAAGGCGCCGAACAGGTGGGTGGTGTGCACCGGCGGCGTCTCCCTCCGGTCGAGGCAGAAGCTAGTGGAGTTCTtcgagcgcgcgcgcgacgcggaGCGGGTGTCCGCCATGCGCAGCTCGGTCGAGCGGCTGCGggcaatgccgccgccgtcgtccccgtgcCGGAGCCTCTCCGTCCTCATGCTGCAGCACAACGCGGCGCTGCGTGACATCCCCGGCGGCTTCCTGCTCGGCGTGCCGGCGCTCGCGTACCTGGACGCCTCCTTCACCGGCGTCCGCGAGGTCGCCCCGGAGATCGGCACGCTCGCGTCGCTGCGTTACCTGAACCTGTCGTCGACGCCGCTGGAGTCCGTGCCGCCGGAGCTGGGGAGGCTGCGGCAGCTCAGGCACCTGCTGCTGCGGCACACGGCGCGCCTCTCGGCGTTCCCCGCCGGCGTGCTGCGTGGGCTGCCGAGCCTGGACGTCCTCGACGTGTGCCCGAGCAGGTACACCGAGTGGtgcggcgcgggaggaggaggaggaggagcgagccTGGACGAGCTGAGGTCGAGCTCGGCGTTCGTCCGGTCCCTCGGGATCTCCGTCGCGACGCTCGCCGGCCTACGCGCGCTGCGCGGCCTCGACAACGTGCGCACACGGCGGCTGACCGTGACGCGGGTGGCGGCGACCGCGCCGTCTGTCGCGCTGCGCCCCTCCATGCTGGGCCTGCTCGAGGCCCTGCACGAGCTCACCGTCGCCAAGTGCTCCGGCCTGCAGGAGCTGGAGgttgtcgccggcgaggaggacaaCGCATGGTGGCGCCTTCCGGAGCTCAGGAAGCTCGAGATCGATGAGCTGCACGAGCTGGCGGCCGTGCGGTGGACGCGGACGGACGTCGGGGCGTTCTTGCCGGCGCTCCGGTGGGTGAAGATCTCACACTGCAACAGGCTAAGGAACGTGAGCTGGGCGGTGCAGCTGCCATGCCTGGAGCAGCTGGAGCTTCGCCATTGCTCGGAGATGGTTCACGTCGTAGACattgacggcgacgacgaggagcagcGACGAGAGCACCCGGAGACGCGCACGTTCCGCTGCCTCAGGAGGCTGCTGCTGGTGGAGCTTCCGTCGATGGGCAGCattggtggtggtgcagcgttGAGCTTCCCTTGGTTGGAGACCCTGGAGATCGCCGGCTGCGACAGCCTCGGAGAGCTACCTGTTGAGCTGCAAAAAAAGTTGAAggagatttga